The Lancefieldella sp. Marseille-Q7238 genomic interval GTAGACATAACGCTCTACACGCTGCGCAATATCCAGCTCACGCACGCTGCAAATACCACTATCATCCAGTACGAGAGCATCGAACTCATATCCTTCGGCAAAGCTGCCAACCTTGCCAAAGAGGGAACCTCCGCCTAAAGTGGCCAGGTAGAATGCTTCTTGAATGGTCAGAGGAGCAAAGCTCTGATCCACACACCTCCAACGCAGCTTAGAAACACCTACGGCATCGGAAATAGCTCTGAACATGGAAAGATTTGCTCCGCCAGCAACGTCGGTACCAAGCCCAACGTTCAATCCTTCGTCCAAATACCTCTTGATAGGTGCGATTCCGGATGAAAGGAACATATTGGATTGCGGACAGTGGGCAATATAGGTTCCCGCCTGCTTCATAAGAGAAATCTCTTCATCGGTTGAGTAGACACAGTGCGCCATCACAGTCTTGGTCAGACCGCCGAGAAGGCCAAAATGCTCATACGTCTGACCATAGCACGTTGACCAAGGGCATAATCCTTTGACCCAATCGATTTCTGAAAGGTTCTCCGAGAGATGGGATTGCACGGGCAGACCGTACTCTTGCACTAAATTGCCAAGACCCTCCATAAGCTCATCGCTGCAGGTTGGCGTAAAACGCGGTGTAAGAATAGGCTGCGTGTTAACATATGCGCCTTTTACATCTTCAAGCCACTTCCTTGTTGCCGTAAGGGAAGCCTTCGCGGAGCTCTCGCAAAGAAATTCGGGGCTGTTGCGATCCATATTGACTTTGCCCACATACGTCTTTAGACCTGTGTTTTCGAGCTTATCCATAAGAAGCTTCGTAGCAGGTACATGAAGCGTTGCAAAAATAGCAGCCCGGGTAGTTGAAGAATGTCTG includes:
- a CDS encoding amidohydrolase family protein, with product MDTKTDRSFILKGDICYNISPTQFDTRKDAYVVCVDGVSQGVFDELPEKYQGLPLIDCGNMLITPGLNDIHVHAPQYTFRGIAMDLELLDWLNTYTFPEESNYEGLKYASEAYDMFVDDLRHSSTTRAAIFATLHVPATKLLMDKLENTGLKTYVGKVNMDRNSPEFLCESSAKASLTATRKWLEDVKGAYVNTQPILTPRFTPTCSDELMEGLGNLVQEYGLPVQSHLSENLSEIDWVKGLCPWSTCYGQTYEHFGLLGGLTKTVMAHCVYSTDEEISLMKQAGTYIAHCPQSNMFLSSGIAPIKRYLDEGLNVGLGTDVAGGANLSMFRAISDAVGVSKLRWRCVDQSFAPLTIQEAFYLATLGGGSLFGKVGSFAEGYEFDALVLDDSGICSVRELDIAQRVERYVYLASEGGTIAQKYVAGARIF